A window of Oncorhynchus tshawytscha isolate Ot180627B linkage group LG10, Otsh_v2.0, whole genome shotgun sequence contains these coding sequences:
- the miga1 gene encoding mitoguardin 1 isoform X2: MTDDSFTGPSTKLSFHLAAIRVINLPHTLYNSLSQVSLSTGTKKVVAATAFGAVSLLFLARHFQRRKGRKKGVQSPQWEQTGTFQFPDLAVHQEKDACSCQNLSLSLNCKNVYACGLLPNGGPYSKLSVSLQSLASVKSINSSCTCANSSTCWDKPGDEDISNVVNIPVTTPQILYLRGMELFEEALRRWEQALTFSGRPGEEEPDCSSFMLGAGDSTAEESIEDLISAEFVHKLELLLQRAYRLQEEFEGALGVSEPSSHSGSHDKTRVFCRDDLDDVSCLKDSVSIASNDSFMSAAELSEQHRELRSAYVVGSCIAINPFYEEAIQLAEEGKISCRVHRTELLECLGDTDFLAKLHCVRQACQLILCERATRTFLAETGKKILSSIIVKAHKSPKRFEEVFEEMIVFLEHPEHWENTEVELATRGVKHLNFYDIVLDFILMDSFEDLENPPISIQNVVNNRWLNSSFKETAVASSCWSVLKQKRQHMRVHDGFIAHFYSVCEQVSPVLAWGFLGPKTSLHDFCCFFKDQVLFFLKDVFDLEKVRYFSVETLAEDMLHLLHRRSELLLAYLGADSHTLQHINSCITATPLTTTASPQLHPSTLEEAVGSQIYP, encoded by the exons ATGACCGACGACTCCTTCACTGGTCCCTCCACCAAGCTGTCCTTCCATCTGGCAGCCATCCGCGTGATCAACCtgccccataccctctataactcCCTCTCACAG GTGAGCCTCAGTACAGGCACTAAGAAAGTAGTTGCTGCTACAGCCTTCGGCgctgtgtctctcctctttctcgccCGTCACTTCCAGAGGAGGAAAGGCAGGAAGAAGGGAGTCCAGTCACCCCAGTGGGAGCAGACGGGGACCTTTCAGTTTCCGGACCTGGCAGTTCACCAGGAGAAAG ATGCCTGCAGTTGCCAGAACCTCAGCCTGTCTCTCAACTGTAAGAATGTCTACGCCTGTGGCCTTCTGCCCAACGGAGGACCTTACAGCAAGCTGTCTGTGTCACTACAGAGTCTGGCCTCG gtaaagAGTATCAACTCATCCTGTACATGCGCTAACAGCTCTACCTGCTGGGACAAACCTGGAGATGAAGACATCTCTAATGTAGTCAACATCCCTGTTACCACGCCTCAAATACTCTACCTCaggg GTATGGAGCTGTTTGAGGAGGCTCTGAGGCGGTGGGAGCAGGCCTTAACCTTCAGTGGCAGACCAGGGGAGGAGGAGCCTGACTGTTCCTCTTTTATGCTGGGGGCTGGAGACTCCACAGCTGAGGAGAGTATAGAG GACCTGATCAGTGCAGAGTTTGTCCACAAGCTGGAGCTTCTCCTCCAGAGAGCCTACAGACTACAGGAGGAGTTTGAAGGAGCTCTGGGCGTCTCTGAACCATCCTCACACAGCGGCAGCCACG ATAAAACTCGTGTGTTTTGTAGAGATGATCTGGATGATGTGTCCTGTCTCAAAGACTCCGTCAGCATCGCCTCCAACGACTCCttcatgtctgctgcagag ttGTCAGAGCAGCACAGGGAGCTGCGTAGTGCCTATGTCGTGGGGTCATGCATAGCTATTAACCCCTTCTATGAGGAGGCCATACAGTTGGCTGAGGAGGGTAAGATCTCCTGCAGAGTACACAG GACTGAGCTGCTGGAGTGTCTTGGGGACACAGACTTCCTGGCCAAGTTACACTGTGTGCGGCAGGCCTGTCAA CTGATTCTGTGTGAGAGGGCAACGAGGACTTTTCTGGCCGAAACCGGAAAGAAGATACTGTCTTCCATAATTGTAAAAGCGCATAAG AGCCCGAAGAGGTTTGAAGAAGTGTTTGAGGAGATGATTGTTTTCCTGGAGCACCCGGAACACTGGGAGAACACAGAGGTGGAGCTGGCCACGAGAGGG GTGAAACACCTGAACTTCTATGACATCGTGTTGGACTTCATCCTGATGGACTCATTTGAGGACCTGGAGAATCCTCCCATCTCCATCCAGAACGTTGTCAACAATCGATGGCTCAACTCATCCTTCAAAGAGACA GCGGTGGCGTCTAGCTGTTGGTCGGTGCTGAAGCAGAAGAGACAACACATGAGg gtGCATGATGGGTTCATAGCCCACTTCTACTCTGTGTGTGAGCAGGTCAGTCCTGTCCTGGCCTGGGGCTTCTTAGGGCCCAAGACTTCCCTGCATGACTTCTGCTGCTTCTTCAAG GATCAGGTGCTGTTCTTCCTGAAGGATGTCTTTGACCTGGAGAAGGTGCGTTACTTCAGTGTGGAAACTCTAGCTGAGGACATGCTCCACCTCCTCCATCGCCGGTCTGAGCTGCTGTTGGCCTACCTGGGGGCCGACTCCCACACCCTGCAGCACATCAACAGCTGCATCACTGCCACCCCCCTCACCACAACAGCCAGCCCCCAACTCCACCCCTCTACCCTGGAAGAGGCAGTGGGAAGCCAGATCTACCCCTAG
- the miga1 gene encoding mitoguardin 1 isoform X1, translating to MTDDSFTGPSTKLSFHLAAIRVINLPHTLYNSLSQVSLSTGTKKVVAATAFGAVSLLFLARHFQRRKGRKKGVQSPQWEQTGTFQFPDLAVHQEKDACSCQNLSLSLNCKNVYACGLLPNGGPYSKLSVSLQSLASVKSINSSCTCANSSTCWDKPGDEDISNVVNIPVTTPQILYLRGMELFEEALRRWEQALTFSGRPGEEEPDCSSFMLGAGDSTAEESIEVNTLETTAEESIEDLISAEFVHKLELLLQRAYRLQEEFEGALGVSEPSSHSGSHDKTRVFCRDDLDDVSCLKDSVSIASNDSFMSAAELSEQHRELRSAYVVGSCIAINPFYEEAIQLAEEGKISCRVHRTELLECLGDTDFLAKLHCVRQACQLILCERATRTFLAETGKKILSSIIVKAHKSPKRFEEVFEEMIVFLEHPEHWENTEVELATRGVKHLNFYDIVLDFILMDSFEDLENPPISIQNVVNNRWLNSSFKETAVASSCWSVLKQKRQHMRVHDGFIAHFYSVCEQVSPVLAWGFLGPKTSLHDFCCFFKDQVLFFLKDVFDLEKVRYFSVETLAEDMLHLLHRRSELLLAYLGADSHTLQHINSCITATPLTTTASPQLHPSTLEEAVGSQIYP from the exons ATGACCGACGACTCCTTCACTGGTCCCTCCACCAAGCTGTCCTTCCATCTGGCAGCCATCCGCGTGATCAACCtgccccataccctctataactcCCTCTCACAG GTGAGCCTCAGTACAGGCACTAAGAAAGTAGTTGCTGCTACAGCCTTCGGCgctgtgtctctcctctttctcgccCGTCACTTCCAGAGGAGGAAAGGCAGGAAGAAGGGAGTCCAGTCACCCCAGTGGGAGCAGACGGGGACCTTTCAGTTTCCGGACCTGGCAGTTCACCAGGAGAAAG ATGCCTGCAGTTGCCAGAACCTCAGCCTGTCTCTCAACTGTAAGAATGTCTACGCCTGTGGCCTTCTGCCCAACGGAGGACCTTACAGCAAGCTGTCTGTGTCACTACAGAGTCTGGCCTCG gtaaagAGTATCAACTCATCCTGTACATGCGCTAACAGCTCTACCTGCTGGGACAAACCTGGAGATGAAGACATCTCTAATGTAGTCAACATCCCTGTTACCACGCCTCAAATACTCTACCTCaggg GTATGGAGCTGTTTGAGGAGGCTCTGAGGCGGTGGGAGCAGGCCTTAACCTTCAGTGGCAGACCAGGGGAGGAGGAGCCTGACTGTTCCTCTTTTATGCTGGGGGCTGGAGACTCCACAGCTGAGGAGAGTATAGAGGTGAATACACTGGAGACTACAGCTGAGGAGAGTATAGAG GACCTGATCAGTGCAGAGTTTGTCCACAAGCTGGAGCTTCTCCTCCAGAGAGCCTACAGACTACAGGAGGAGTTTGAAGGAGCTCTGGGCGTCTCTGAACCATCCTCACACAGCGGCAGCCACG ATAAAACTCGTGTGTTTTGTAGAGATGATCTGGATGATGTGTCCTGTCTCAAAGACTCCGTCAGCATCGCCTCCAACGACTCCttcatgtctgctgcagag ttGTCAGAGCAGCACAGGGAGCTGCGTAGTGCCTATGTCGTGGGGTCATGCATAGCTATTAACCCCTTCTATGAGGAGGCCATACAGTTGGCTGAGGAGGGTAAGATCTCCTGCAGAGTACACAG GACTGAGCTGCTGGAGTGTCTTGGGGACACAGACTTCCTGGCCAAGTTACACTGTGTGCGGCAGGCCTGTCAA CTGATTCTGTGTGAGAGGGCAACGAGGACTTTTCTGGCCGAAACCGGAAAGAAGATACTGTCTTCCATAATTGTAAAAGCGCATAAG AGCCCGAAGAGGTTTGAAGAAGTGTTTGAGGAGATGATTGTTTTCCTGGAGCACCCGGAACACTGGGAGAACACAGAGGTGGAGCTGGCCACGAGAGGG GTGAAACACCTGAACTTCTATGACATCGTGTTGGACTTCATCCTGATGGACTCATTTGAGGACCTGGAGAATCCTCCCATCTCCATCCAGAACGTTGTCAACAATCGATGGCTCAACTCATCCTTCAAAGAGACA GCGGTGGCGTCTAGCTGTTGGTCGGTGCTGAAGCAGAAGAGACAACACATGAGg gtGCATGATGGGTTCATAGCCCACTTCTACTCTGTGTGTGAGCAGGTCAGTCCTGTCCTGGCCTGGGGCTTCTTAGGGCCCAAGACTTCCCTGCATGACTTCTGCTGCTTCTTCAAG GATCAGGTGCTGTTCTTCCTGAAGGATGTCTTTGACCTGGAGAAGGTGCGTTACTTCAGTGTGGAAACTCTAGCTGAGGACATGCTCCACCTCCTCCATCGCCGGTCTGAGCTGCTGTTGGCCTACCTGGGGGCCGACTCCCACACCCTGCAGCACATCAACAGCTGCATCACTGCCACCCCCCTCACCACAACAGCCAGCCCCCAACTCCACCCCTCTACCCTGGAAGAGGCAGTGGGAAGCCAGATCTACCCCTAG